In Ornithinibacter aureus, the genomic stretch ACCCCGACGATCACCACCGGGAGAACGATGTACAGCAGGTTCCCGGTCGTCACGCCGAAGAGGAAGATGGGCGCCAGCACCATCCCCCACATGGCGAACTTCGCCAGCACGGCATCGACGTCCAGGCCACTGGGCCGGCCCGCCATGTCGACCTGCTGCTGCAGCCAGCGGATGGCCGACCGGGGTAGCGCCCTGCGCACCCGAGGCACCACCCGGTACGCCAGGGCCATGAGGGCGCTCTGGCTGCCTGCCCGGTCGCGTGCCGACTTGTTGAGGTAGAGCACCTCGTCGGCGTCCAGCCCGACGTCCGGGTCCGTGCGCAGGAGGTGGTAGCCCCGCAGGAGCAGCACCACGGCGAGGGTGGCCACGAGCCCCGGGACGACGCTGGCGAGGAGCGTCATGGCTCGATCCTCGTCATCCGCCGGATGAGCAGGTAGCCACCCGCGAACAGCGAACCGCCGACGACCAACGCCACCTGGCCGATGGGCTCGCGCGTCATGCGGTCGACCGTGCCCGGCTTGATGCTGTTGAGCATGAAGAGCATCGCGAAGCCCATGACGATGACGAGGTTCGACGACGCGACGGACTGCGACAACGTCGTCGTCACCTCACGTCGGGTCTCCTTGCGCTGGTCGAGGGTCTCGGCGATGTCTCGCAACGCGGTCACGAGCGAGCCACCGCTGCGGGAGGCCACGATGAGGGTGGACATGAGCACGTTGGTCTCGCGGGAACCGACCCGGTCGTTGAGCTCCTCGATGGCGGTGGCCAGTGGCGCCCCGAACTTCAACCGGGTCGCGACCCGGGTGAGCTCGCTGCTCGCCGGCTCCGGCAGCTCGGTGCCGGCGATCCCCAGCGCCGTCGCCAGGGAGAGCCCGGCGTGGCTCGCGTTGGCCAGGACTCGGGCGAGCTCGGGCAGCTGAGCGATGAACTTCTCACGGCGCCGAGCCTTCGCCCTGCTCAGGTAGCGCCGGACGAGAACGGCAGCGAGGGCGATGC encodes the following:
- a CDS encoding type II secretion system F family protein, which translates into the protein MVVLAIIVGSLTASMTFVLALRQFLGLVASRRRAVGAAEFARGEREFSLVRELDERLQRTRLGRWLVRELDLAGLNHRPIHVLGVGVAAGAVGTWVLWRFVSTVFAVLGIALAAVLVRRYLSRAKARRREKFIAQLPELARVLANASHAGLSLATALGIAGTELPEPASSELTRVATRLKFGAPLATAIEELNDRVGSRETNVLMSTLIVASRSGGSLVTALRDIAETLDQRKETRREVTTTLSQSVASSNLVIVMGFAMLFMLNSIKPGTVDRMTREPIGQVALVVGGSLFAGGYLLIRRMTRIEP